In the Populus nigra chromosome 2, ddPopNigr1.1, whole genome shotgun sequence genome, gtcgtgtcataccaataacatttaaataaaaacactctattctgctcgctatgatattacAGTTcaacgacctcttctaatctaccatagtagtcaacttctaactcactactagtcgttcccttaacacaaacaccaatgttgtatgtctttcttccatgcccgcattcttcagtatgaaacatATATCCATTAACAAAATACCTGTTAtagcacttaacttttctttcagggcctaggcttagtgaagacaatgacttagcagcactccttcccatttgataaaccttgtatgtaatatACATCAATGAACATTAAACaagaatctcgtaatgacatgcatataGTAATTTTACAAgtcagaatgagtttgtgatagtaggtacatgtgttctgaaccacgtggcaaattgttcatcttgtaattgaaagatttgggattcggtcagctgtgagttattggacaacaaatattgtcgatgttgcctgcaagtgataatgagtatatgatattacaatatataataaatagtatattattgacaaagtttaattagtattacacatatatatacttactgaataaaacgTCTCAgttcatcacagttaaatagaacataattgtgtgcttgtttgaactctatttctgaCAAATATCTTTCTCTTATGGCATTGTTAGGTGTGGGTCATCCAAGAttagagaatattgacaagttcccactagaaggcacttcaccgctaTTATCATGTCGTGGAaagcgattgattctcgttctcagatgaggttcgaaatagtacgagataaattttgagatctcctcaacaatatatggggagatgctccattgagtcaaaaaaatgatagagggaatatcatctcaagtttgcatagtctctcgatgatattcgtttcaagcctctcaatgtgatcaacatgcAACTTGTTGGAACATATGTCTTTAAAAAAATGACTGATCTttgtgagtgcatcccatatccattttggcaacaaatcacgaaaagctaatgggatgagtgtttgcataaacacgtggcagtcatgactcttcattccatacaatctgtaTTCCTCCATATTAACCAGCTTTGATATGTTCAAGGCATGTCTATCCaaaaaacacagactcttaagccatttatagactagtagttgagcgtttttctctaacacgaagcttgctcttggtttgtgacccgtgactcatcacaaaccaactccatatttttatagttatagAACAaagctacatccaatctagccttgatgttgtcatttgtcttccccttcacatccataacggtgttgaaaatgttcttaaacatgttcttttcaatgtgcatgacgtcaaggttatggtggAGAAGATTGGttttccaataagaaagctctcAAAAGATACtttgctttacccaattatcggtcaaccaggaaacttctgcttacctgaatggagaccaaacacaatgtcaccgtactctgatacaacattatgcaattcttcaccagaaagacgcaggggtgcaacatccttttcaactctgccaataaagaaatcttttatcttctttctaTACCTGTGATTATGTGGCAAGAAATGAcggtgacaataaaaaaaagaagctttaccttcGTTTGTTAGCATGAATGCCTTGTAGTTTTCCAttcagtatggacatgctagtttctcatgtgtgctccaaccagaaagcattccataagctagaaaatcattaatagtccacatcaaagtcgccctcataaggaaattttgtttcctcgatatattaAAAGTCAAAGCTCCGAAtgaccacaactgcgccaactcatcaatcaacggttgaagacaaacatctatattccggtTTGGGCTGCTCGGACCTGgaatgaccatagataaaaacatgaacttcggCCTTATACACATCCCCAATGGCAAGTTATAAATCGTCAGTATGACTgaccaacaagaataaaaaacagcAAATGActcgaatgggttgaatccgtctgtacataacccaagacgcacattccttgattcagctaaaaagtgaggatgcatactattaaagtgtttccatgcttcaccgttagaaggatgcaccatcacccCATCAACTGCATGATGtgattggtgtcatgtcatgtgctcagcagtccttggtgacatgaataacctttgcagtctaagtgtgattgggaagtatctaagttttttatatgccacaagAGTCTTTCCTCTACCAGTTCTAAGTTTGTAATGGGAATgctgtcatgcactcggtcagctcagcattttcaaggtagtataacatgtagaagttagggcacatgttaattttctgatatcttaaaccgaggggtttcatcatagacttggcagcatagaagttctcttccagcttgttcccttcaggtaaaatgttttttgcccATTCGATAATATTGTTATAATCGgtctcactcaacccgtgatttgacttgatggtgaacacatgtgctacgaccgataatttattgtggttcgtgcagccatcccttaatggttcatcaaaatctttcaacaaatcaaaaaactgagttgcatctgcattaggttcttcttctacaattgaacattgactgacattaccttgattcattctcattgcatccataacaatatttctgtaaggattaatgttgtcatttgccgcttcatgcacgttgctagcactagaagttgacctaaCCACCCTTTCTcccattctcctcttactaacaaatacttctccgtgtgcataccaacattGGTAATTCtgcataaaccctttgtgtaaaagatgcatcattacaacatctggatgcagatactttttattttgacacttcctatATATATGGACACCAAATACCGCCTCCAATAAAATTTCTGTGAATAGATgttgtaaaattaataaaaccttgaaccccgttacaataatccatctttCGCAATTcatggggtgaatctcgatacatccatgaacgatcattcatgacttctatcgaacctctataaaattataatgacaacatgtattaattaactatgttaggtaaataaatttgcaaaaatattggtgtacctcgagattatccaacaaaccaattacaacttctcataaatatgaaatattcattatcaattatcaacgtccatacaaattaattcatataaatttacagaaattacaactccgcaataccattaataaaaattaaaagggacccgttaaacaagctattaattatttcaaaacaacacatgtaattcggtaattcaataaaatttcaataatttacaaacaattataattttacaaaatctaaaacaaaccataacatgtaaaaaattatacattcatatactacaagtttgtttaagaaataacaataaaacatgtacatatactaaaaaaaacaataaaattgacatttaaatgttaaaatttaaaaagatagaattacttacaaaaactaataaaattcatcggtaaatcaaaacacggatgttgtgaccacaaaacttcaagaaatatgacttgttgtgctgagaagagagagattttttttgggggggctggttgtttgcagtagGCAATAGTTGGgacggggaagaagaaggagaaataggggaggagagggtcgacAGAGTGGGTATGTATTAACTTTTGCCGACGGATTCACCGACGATATTATTTTGTCTGTGATTTCGTCGGCTATTCTGACTATAAACAAGGCACATCACTGTACGGAGATTTTGGTTTGAATCCTTCGATGATTTCATCGGCATTTTAAATGGTGAATCGATCACGTCAACATACAGAGCTGTcgttttgaatccctcggtgattcTGTTGGTAAAATCACCTATAAAAATCTCCACGTCAGTGAACCGCCTTTTTTAATTCTGAATATTTCATCCATCATTCCGTCAGCAAATACCGACCGAATGTGTCTGTTGCTATATACCGGTGAAATTGCAGACGAAAAAAACTCAGTAATTGTGACCTCAAATTACTGACAAAAGTATTCCCTCAGTAATGCCATTGGTATtaagcgaatttctggtagtgtacCAACTTACATAGAGTAGAGGACGAAAGTAGAAATAGATAGTGTGGCCTATTTAAAGGCAATTATGTAAGATAATAACCCCTGATGGTGGGTGATTATACTATTGATTATAGTGTATTTGATATTAAAGTGTTTGTGTTTACACGAGAGTGCATATgtgttcaaaaaatattaatttgattttttaagcttAAATATGTGTTAAAGATCTCTTTCAAATGTAAATTGGagtacaaaataaaattgtaattaaaaatgaaattgagacCATAAAATAGTAAATGGATCCAAGTAACTCAAAGCTAGAAGTAAAGGGACCAAAAGTAAAGGGACCAAGTACGATACTCACCCATATGGTTAACTTATGACTGGTTGACTTCTAAAACACTGGGGCCATTTATTATGCAAGCGTTTAATATtcataataaacttaactaaacttAGGTATACCCAAATTAATAGGCTTATTAAAATTGATTCGTCTATAGTCTCGTGTGGTGAATTAAACTTACTTGATAATTTCTCAAAATGAATTGGCTATAATTTTGCATTCTTCTAATAGGAACCAAAGAATCGATGTTTAAAAATTAGAGAACTAGGTTCAtcatttttaagttaatttttttttaactttaagcAAAACTTTCTAGTTATAGTTAATTTGTAATTATTCATCCTTTTTAGACTCAAATGAGGGAGAATGTGCTAATAAAAATTAGTGAGGGATAGGTTTGATGGGTCTAGGCTTAACAACCTTGTCCAACTCATCATAAATAGGTTCCACCACCCCCTATGCATAAACCACGAGGCATGGCCTATGAACCCATTTTCCTatagttttataaaatagaTATCTTATTCAAGTCTATCACACTCAGACAAGATTTCTCATATTGGTTTTAGGCACAATATTTACCTAGTGTCTAGTAGGACCGGAGGCtagtaaaatattttgtaagaaAGGCTTGTTGACCCAACTAGCTTTATCTCCTAAGTGACCTTATTGGCCAATCACCTCAATAGTTGGGCTAAAGATGCCTGTACCCAAACTTAAGACCATCACCACCTTTAATAGATCGAAGAGTCATGCCTTGAATCAACTGCTTGAATCCACTTTTACCTCCCAACTCTTTGTATGATTTGTATTTAGCTTTTAATACTAACTTCACCTTCTCACCATAACTAGGCTTATATTCATGCCTAAAACCTGACCCACATAactatattatttcatttaattttttatcttaatattatcCCCAACTACTTATTAAAGTTATTATGTATAAATATGATCCTTTCATCAAATATAGTTGGTGATATTCTTTGACTATTGTTGATGAATAGaccaaatgataaaaaaaaaaaaaggagttgggCTGATATTaggataaaaaatagtaaaaaataccaaactgagatcaaattaaaaatacaagaatcaaATACACTATTTACCCTCTATCCTAATTCTATTTGCATTTGTCATTCTCTATTTGATGGGGATTTTAGTTTGACATGTCGAAGTTAATCCCTAAAATTCAATTCATCCAGAATTCAAGTTAATTGCTCATTcatcataaattataaaaattacttttcttaTTCAAAAATTTCGGAAGCTTATCAATTAGCTGCAAGTatacattgcaaaaaaaaaataataataacttttcctagaaagaaaaggattaattaattgattctaAGTCTACTTAAAGagatcctctttctttttttaaatatttaatcatgAATTCGAATGTTCAACCTCCGAAGCCAAATAGAGTGGATAGTCATGTGAAACACATCAAATCTCTTGGGAAGTCCATTCACAACAAAATGCCTTTGCACCTGCTTCACTCTCCTTTGCATTCTCAAATATTGTCTTTGAGATATCCCCATTAATATGTCTTTGATTTTTGGAATGTCTTTCACCTGCACTTGTATAGAAAATGCCTTCCAATTAAGCACATCACTGAATGGCGGTACATAACCATCGGAAATCAACACAGGAACACATTCTGCATAAATAGCTTCCACAATCCTTGGGCTAGCCACTTCATACCCGCTAGGGCATAAGCAAAACCTGCTGTTTTTTAACATGGAGTCATACGACATACCATTTCGAAGGTGGTCGTGGACTTGCACATCTTGGTCTTTATCTTTCCATTGCTCAAGAAGAAGACGCCTAATGTGCCCATGAAGACGGCCAGCGAAGAATGCAAGAATTGATCGCCGAGATGGGGAGGGACCACCGACAAGCCCTGTGATTTCTCCTGTTCTTAGATGGATTTCTGGAAATGAGGCATCCTTTTTAGGGTTGAATCCTTCAGAAGTATTTGCATTACATAAAACTCTGATGGAATTGCTAAACAGATGGGGGACGTAAGAAGAAGTACGTGGTCCCTGTAAACAAAAAGACAATTAATCGATGAAAAAGGCATGATATGCTTTACAGCTCAAAGAAAGTAGGAATATTCCAGTTTTGgcctaaaagaaaatgaaaagagtaTTCAATGATCAATCATTCccataatatcttataaatcaAGCCATTAACTTGGATTTTTACTGTAGCTTGTGGGGTGAGAAGGGTACTTGAAAGAAGAGATCGCTTACCCAGTCATGGCAAGAGAGAATGAAATGATCTGCACCAAGGCTTCGATTCCAAAAGGGATATTTATCAGCAATGACGTTGATGTAGTCTACAACAGTATTCCCAATGGCATCAATCTCATGGGATCCTGGCACGTATAGGTACTGAACCAACATGACCACACTAAATGGCAGAAAATAAACAAGAGCCTCGTCAGGGTCTGTAGTTGTAAATGATTTTCCCTTCTCCAATTCATGAATGAACCTCCCTTCTGAGGAATATATACTCTTGCATGGACCGTCGTGAAACAAGGGAGGATCACCTTCTTTGTAAATGTATATTTTGAACAGCTTCTCCATCTCCAAGTAACTCCTAAAACCAATTCAAAATATTGTCAGGCTTAGATTAATTACCAAGAAATTAAGAGAAGGAAGTCGGAAATGAATTCATTCTATATTTATACCGATGAAAAGCATTCGCATTCCTATATATTGGACCTTTGGGCACATAGTCTGGATCCTCGTAGATTGATGTTAAGTTCCGAACTCGAGCAGCTTCTCTTATGGAAGACCTGATTTTAGCCAAATTTGCTTCCATTTTCTCTAACTTGCTGTGTTTCTTAACAACTCCTCTGGCAACAGCACCTTCATCATTAGATTCTCTAAGACTCGACGTGGCTTGATCATCTGGATAAAGGGAATTTAAAGTGGAAGTATTATAACTTACAACAGAGGCTTCAGGTTGTGCAAAAGAAGCAAAGGTATAGGAGTTATCAAAGAAACCAACTCTCCATGTCAATGGAGAAGGCATGGAATATGTAGACCAAGAAGAGGTCTTAAGACAGCTTGTAAAAATGAATactgatatcacaatcaaaggtAAAACAACCAACAGGACCAAAAAAGGAGAAGACCCCAGCgatagtgatgatgatgagaaaAGTGACTTGCTATTAGGATATCTCCTCATGATCTGATCTCTCATCAAAAACTTTTCAGTATGgctttcttctcaatttcaacgCTACTTGTAGTAGTACATGGCTCGAATATTCATTACTTGACTTGTAGATGTAGTTATTCCTTGCTGCACATCAACACTATTCTATAACCATATATAACTACTGAATCAGTATTGCTATCAACAAAAAGGGGCAGTTTCGGTGCGGCTATAGTAGCTTTTCAAAAGCACTTTGGCCATGGATTCGACCTTCAAGTTCACGTCTTCTTCTTAATTCGACCTGGCTTGCTCTACCTCCAAGTTTGGCCCTTGAACAATATACACAAGAAAGGATATCTCTTAATTAATTACGAAATGTGATCAAACATCACAAGATTTTACGGATAGAGATTTATAGTTAGCAACCcggaaatatatattttatagattatcattttatcttttctgcTGCCTGATATATAATTGCATGCAGACCACATGGAAAGAACTTAACATGGTTTGAAACCAATTATAAAGTAAAACAATTTTGAGTTAAATATAATAGAGTTTCATTGATATATtgaatttactttattttcagGTGATAATGTCCTAAAAAATCTCAAGGAGCTTAGGAATAAAGCTTATGGAAATGGATAAATTAGTTAATTACTTGGTTCTTGTAGTTGCTTCATTCTTCTTAGCTAAATAACCTGAATGGGTAACTTGATGTGATTGATCATGTATTTGTAAAAGGTTTTCTATGGTGGGTTAGTGAAATCTcatatgtttaattaaatatcctTGTAAAGAGATaatgtaatgatattttagagagagatactctaaaaatatatatacagtaGAGAATGAATATTGTCCACCTTTTACGTGGGTGGTTCAAGGAGTAATTATAATCCTTGAACCTTGTCATTTTGCTAGAGTGGAGGGGTTAGAGAGTCTTTTCCCCTTGataacattaataagaaataaatatctcttacacaataataaataaataaataatatttctaacacaatattaataagggataaatatttcttacatAATATCAATGGCGATGAAAATATGGTAAGCATTTGGAAGACTTTTATACACCTAGGGTTGTAGAGAGATGAATATCAttgacattaatattttatgttaaaagtcacaagaataaataaatgaagcCTTATGGCCTAATAtaagacctataataatcgccAGACCCATACCTATTTGGGCTTGGCATGATGCCAAGTTCACGAGCAATGGGTCTAGCAGCTCACTAGACTCATATTTACTTGAGCTTAATGTGTAGCTAAATTCAAAGATATTGGAACTGACTGTTTGCCAGACCCATAACTATTTAGGCTCAGCATATAATTGAACTCAAGGATGTCAACTTGTCAAAAGGAATTTATGAGGATTTTAGTGTTGTTTTTCATCTTGTCCTCATGTCTGACTTCGTTGATGTCTTCCCTATTAAAGTTATAGCTGCCCAACATATAGAATACATTGTTGAGGAGCCTGACCTTAATTTTTAAGCCTTAGCTCCCCAATTTCTCTTGGATTTATTGCATTCTATaatgaatattgaaattttattcaTTTCCATGGTATTTTCTTTGAGAAACAATTTTTGATAGACTTGTTTAGTTTGGATGGGTCCATCGCCCATAGTAAAATTCTCATACTCAGTCCAATacccatacttataaatatttttaagaggGAATCCTAGATAGGTCCAATGCCTATACTTGGTAAAAATAAAGGAGTATGTATAGGTCCAATGCCCATAGAAACATTTTTATGAGTAACTCCTTTAAGTAGTCTATATGGGTCCAACACCTATGCTTAGCATAATTTATGTTTAAACTTATTAAAGTCTAAAGGTCTTTCATACAATCTGAATGGGTCCAATTTCCACATACTAATGATGATTATGATAGGGGATAATAAAAGCATTTTCTATAGGACATTTATTGATAGTCTAGATGGGTCCAACAACTATAGATTGATTATACTTCATAGTGATTTATAGGAACTCAAAATATTGGTTCCTAGTAGTGGCTCCCTAAGTCGAACCTAGAATGAGATCTAGGTTTTAGTTAGCCTTGATAGTATATACTTGTCCATAGGACGGGGGTCTTATTGCTTTGTTAAGGTTGGTCATCCCAGGCTATCATGGAGGGTAGTTTTATTGCACTAGGTAAACCTTATATCCATCCGTTAGAGACTGATGCTATTACAGTGGAAAAACCAAGTCAATCCCTTAAAGAATTGTCCTATTACAATAACAAGGCCTTAGATCCATTCATTAAAGATTGGTGTTATTTTATTAGAGAGACCAAGTCAATCCCTTATAGAATGGTGTTATTGTACTAGGAAAGCCTCAAATCCATCCCTTGGAGATTAGTGTTTTTGCACTAAGAAGACCAATTTAATCCCTTGGAGAATGGTGTTATAGCACTAGGGAGGCCTCAAATCCATCCATTAGAGAATGGTGTTATTGCACTATAAAGGCCTTAAATCCATCCCTTGAATATCGGTGTTATTGCACTAAGAAGACCAAGTCAATCTTTTGAAGAATGACGTTATTGCACTAGGAAAGCCTTAGATCCATCCCTTGAAAATTGGTGTTATTACACTAGAAAGATCAAGTCAATCCCTTTGAGAATGATGTTAATACAATACAGAGGCCTTATATCCATCCTTTAGATATTAATGTTATTGTTCTAGAGAGATCTCAAATCCATCTCTTGGAGATTGATGTCATTGCACTAGAAAGACTAAGTGTTATTACACTAGGAATGATGTTATTGCACTAGGAATGCCTCATATACATCTTGGTGAAATGCCATTAGATATCACctagagaaaatgaaaatatatggtCATTTTGAATAAGTCATTCATATATTAGAAACTTACATTCTTATTCTCATTGactatgatatattttaaaatgattagagTGTCAATCGTGAAAGAGACTCTTTTCTTCAATATCTTGTAGATGACAGGTGTTTGTCTTTACCACTCTTATGACTTTGAACAAACCATCATATTTTGGGGTCAACTTACCTATGAAGACTCACAGCCAACTCTTAACACCATTTCCTTTAGAATTGGAAGATTTATCGACATATAATTCTAATATAGGATCAATTGTACGGATTCTGGTGGGATCTCAGCTTTGCTTAAAGAGATTAACTGCTCAACCATTGGTACAAGCTTGTCTTGGACTTTATTCTTAAAAGAACATTTGTTTATGAAGTCTCTTAATGCTTCTCCATTAATAGCTGGTTTTGGCTGGTACAAAAGTCAATATTCTCCTTACTCCATTTCCTACCTCACTAGCCTTACTAACAGGTTTGGCTTGTGGAGAATATGTCACAAAGGTTAGTCTGTTAtcattgtcatttttttcaagTATCTTAATTATATATCTTAAAGGGTTCATCTAGAATAATAGATTGGGC is a window encoding:
- the LOC133683179 gene encoding probable glycosyltransferase At5g03795 isoform X1 gives rise to the protein MRRYPNSKSLFSSSSLSLGSSPFLVLLVVLPLIVISVFIFTSCLKTSSWSTYSMPSPLTWRVGFFDNSYTFASFAQPEASVVSYNTSTLNSLYPDDQATSSLRESNDEGAVARGVVKKHSKLEKMEANLAKIRSSIREAARVRNLTSIYEDPDYVPKGPIYRNANAFHRSYLEMEKLFKIYIYKEGDPPLFHDGPCKSIYSSEGRFIHELEKGKSFTTTDPDEALVYFLPFSVVMLVQYLYVPGSHEIDAIGNTVVDYINVIADKYPFWNRSLGADHFILSCHDWGPRTSSYVPHLFSNSIRVLCNANTSEGFNPKKDASFPEIHLRTGEITGLVGGPSPSRRSILAFFAGRLHGHIRRLLLEQWKDKDQDVQVHDHLRNGMSYDSMLKNSRFCLCPSGYEVASPRIVEAIYAECVPVLISDGYVPPFSDVLNWKAFSIQVQVKDIPKIKDILMGISQRQYLRMQRRVKQVQRHFVVNGLPKRFDVFHMTIHSIWLRRLNIRIHD
- the LOC133683179 gene encoding probable glycosyltransferase At5g03795 isoform X2, producing MRRYPNSKSLFSSSSLSLGSSPFLVLLVVLPLIVISVFIFTSCLKTSSWSTYSMPSPLTWRVGFFDNSYTFASFAQPEASVVSYNTSTLNSLYPDDQATSSLRESNDEGAVARGVVKKHSKLEKMEANLAKIRSSIREAARVRNLTSIYEDPDYVPKGPIYRNANAFHRSYLEMEKLFKIYIYKEGDPPLFHDGPCKSIYSSEGRFIHELEKGKSFTTTDPDEALVYFLPFSVVMLVQYLYVPGSHEIDAIGNTVVDYINVIADKYPFWNRSLGADHFILSCHDWGPRTSSYVPHLFSNSIRVLCNANTSEGFNPKKDASFPEIHLRTGEITGLVGGPSPSRRSILAFFAGRLHGHIRRLLLEQWKDKDQDVQVHDHLRNGERHSKNQRHINGDISKTIFENAKESEAGAKAFCCEWTSQEI